The proteins below are encoded in one region of Aphelocoma coerulescens isolate FSJ_1873_10779 chromosome 4, UR_Acoe_1.0, whole genome shotgun sequence:
- the DOK1 gene encoding docking protein 1 — protein MEPPAMEGPLLVQHSHKFGTKRWKRGWSALYPASQHGVARLEVFDCKEPSAAGRAGTRRLARTVVRLSDCTSVAPVGEGGPRAGTATFRLETRDRSFLFAAEKQQSEEWVAKLCQIAFPGNGPSDGVVSQYGREGSGEAPALEMAVNSIYYSRDEVNAFWVTVQRTEAAERCELRGTYVLKAERDSLVLKDPRTDRILYVWPYRLLRRYGRDKVMFSFEAGRRCDSGPGNFTFETKQGNEIFRLVEASIQEQKAQVEENRQSCDSLEADSPGMVQIRQALADSLNLELPAEGDDTPAPKAGPAPRAGAAAEDRDATSLLKSRTLPELPVPPAKPAVSSTPPRSPLPKVLRAVPPAEDPSSVYSEPLDSVKSLRPWPDPLYSDPVDSKAVSGAKAPGGAVEEPKLRLPVLPYSGPYEQVRAEGQGRAEGRGQAPPGHKEHIYDEPEGRAPRPLHPLTYIYDEARPTSEAWRTQGHDGKGGYEYPYNPSTDDYSVPAFPAKAKNPKPVPAPKPQAAFIPKGADRVEEPGRRWGSAAPEKVLTKPSLNSSNNNNVEVLYSQVVKPQQLQKKEQSVDEYSLSPLYEDLGEI, from the exons ATGGAGCCGCCGGCCATGGAGGGGCCGCTCCTGGTGCAGCACAGCCACAAGTTCGGCACCAAG CGCTGGAAGCGCGGCTGGTCCGCGCTCTACCCCGCCAGCCAGCACGGCGTGGCCCGGCTCGAGGTGTTCGACTGCAAGGAGCCGTCggcggccgggcgggcgggcaCCCGGCGGCTCGCCCGCACCGTGGTGCGGCTCAGCGACTGCACCAGCGTGGCCCCGGTGGGCGAGGGCGGCCCCCGCGCGGGCACCGCCACCTTCCGCCTGGAGACCCGCGACCGCAGCTTCCTCTTCGCGGCCGAGAAGCAGCAGAGCGAGGAATGGGTGGCGAAGCTGTGCCAGATCGCCTTCCCG GGAAATGGCCCCAGCGATGGCGTGGTGTCACAGTATGGCAGAGAGGGCAGCGGGGAGGCGCCGGCCCTGGAGATGGCCGTGAACTCCATCTACTACTCCAGAGACGAAG TGAACGCCTTCTGGGTGACGGTGCAGCGGACCGAGGCCGCGGAGCGGTGCGAGCTGCGTGGCACCTACGTGCTCAAGGCCGAGCGTGACAGCCTCGTCCTGAAGGACCCACGGACGGACAGGATCCTCTATGTCTGGCCCTACCGGCTGCTCCGGAGATACGGCCGGGACAAG GTGATGTTCTCCTTTGAGGCTGGCAGGCGCTGTGACTCAGGACCTGGAAACTTCACCTTCGAGACCAAGCAGGGCAACGAGATCTTCCGCCTGGTGGAAGCCTCCATCCAGGAGCAGAAGGCGCAGGTGGAGGAGAACCGTCAGAGCTGCGACTCGCTGGAAGCCGACAGCCCTGGCATGGTGCAGATCCGCCAGGCCCTGGCTGACAGCCTGAACCTGGAGCTGCCCGCCGAGGGGGATGACACCCCGGCACCCAAAGCGGGGCCGGCACCCAGGGCCGGTGCAGCAGCAGAGGATAGAGATGCCACGTCTCTGCTGAAGAGCCGGACTCTGCCAGAGCTGCCCGTGCCACCGGCCAAGCCCGCGGTGTCCAGCAccccgccgcgctccccgcTGCCCAAGGTGCTCCGTGCTGTGCCACCGGCCGAGGACCCATCCAGCGTGTACTCAGAGCCCCTGGACTCAGTGAAGAGCCTGCGGCCGTGGCCGGACCCGCTGTACTCGGACCCTGTGGACAGCAAGGCCGTGAGCGGGGCCAAGGCGCCCGGTGGGGCTGTGGAGGAGCCAAAGCTGCGGCTGCCGGTGCTGCCGTACTCGGGCCCGTACGAGCAGGTCCGGGCCgaggggcagggccgggccgagGGTCGTGGCCAGGCTCCCCCTGGGCACAAGGAGCACATCTACGACGAGCCCGAGGGCCGCGCTCCCcgccccctgcaccccctcacCTACATCTACGACGAGGCGCGGCCCACGAGCGAGGCCTGGCGCACCCAGGGCCACGACGGCAAGGGCGGCTACGAGTACCCCTACAACCCCAGCACTGACGATTACTCGGTACCCGCCTTCCCGGCCAAGGCCAAGAACCCCAAGCCAGTCCCAGCCCCCAAGCCCCAGGCAGCCTTTATCCCCAAAGGGGCAGACAGGGTGGAGGAGCCTGGCAGGCGgtggggcagcgctgcccctGAGAAGGTGCTCACCAAACCCAGCctcaacagcagcaacaacaacaacgtGGAGGTGCTGTACAGCCAGGTGGTGAAGccgcagcagctgcagaagaaGGAGCAGTCTGTGGATGAGTACAGCTTGTCGCCTCTCTACGAGGACTTAGGGGAGATAtga